The following coding sequences are from one Granulicella arctica window:
- a CDS encoding tyrosine-type recombinase/integrase — protein MARRPKEVRGIKFRPDRGTWEAQYKADGSRVRKNFLDHESAVVWLETAKGLRHKEGVASLPSSAAEPLLTLAEKKELKEHRANSLLIGELCDQYLAHLQNPNNPERPKDQVNPPQRLGAIKDAFGDRSAVSLEPHEIKDWLISLGLAAATLNRYKSTLSAVYTYAKERKLVESNPCRDVSHFAVTLGHPRWMSDAEEDKLRAVLESWIAETPEDYEMTRLELREHPNEITVGSQTGMRKGNQYALTWADVNFKLRLITLPDTKTGVPHTVPMTDDVYEALKDQQNIQARMQELRGNRETKRMKLDGRVFTIRENREWFEKAKRETGITGLGWHQLSRHTAGSRLAANNANQRVIQEVLGHKTIAMSARYTHLSKAHVSSEMNAALSRTHKA, from the coding sequence ATGGCACGAAGGCCAAAAGAGGTTCGAGGCATCAAGTTCCGTCCTGATCGAGGAACGTGGGAGGCTCAATACAAGGCAGACGGAAGCCGAGTTCGGAAGAACTTCCTGGACCACGAATCTGCAGTTGTCTGGCTGGAGACGGCCAAGGGGCTACGTCACAAAGAGGGTGTCGCTTCTCTTCCCTCCAGCGCAGCGGAACCTCTCCTGACGTTGGCCGAAAAGAAAGAGCTCAAGGAACATCGAGCCAATAGCCTTCTAATTGGTGAACTCTGCGATCAGTACCTTGCCCATCTCCAGAACCCGAACAACCCCGAACGTCCGAAAGATCAGGTGAACCCTCCACAGCGTCTCGGAGCCATCAAGGACGCGTTTGGCGACCGTTCGGCAGTTTCCCTGGAACCTCACGAAATCAAGGATTGGCTTATCTCCCTTGGTCTGGCCGCTGCAACGCTCAATCGCTACAAGTCCACCCTCTCTGCCGTCTACACGTATGCGAAAGAACGGAAGCTAGTGGAATCCAACCCATGCCGCGACGTCTCGCATTTTGCCGTGACTCTCGGACATCCGCGCTGGATGAGCGATGCCGAAGAAGACAAGCTCCGCGCCGTCTTGGAGAGTTGGATTGCGGAGACTCCGGAGGACTATGAGATGACTCGCCTGGAATTGCGCGAGCATCCGAATGAGATCACGGTTGGCTCACAAACCGGAATGCGCAAAGGCAATCAGTATGCACTCACCTGGGCGGACGTTAACTTCAAGCTGCGCCTTATCACTCTGCCGGATACGAAGACGGGAGTGCCGCATACCGTTCCGATGACGGATGACGTATACGAGGCCCTAAAGGATCAACAGAACATCCAAGCCCGAATGCAGGAACTGAGAGGCAACAGAGAGACGAAGCGGATGAAGCTCGACGGAAGAGTGTTTACGATCCGTGAGAATCGAGAGTGGTTTGAGAAGGCCAAGCGAGAGACAGGCATCACCGGCCTTGGCTGGCATCAGCTCAGCCGGCACACCGCTGGCTCACGCCTCGCCGCCAACAATGCTAATCAGCGCGTGATTCAAGAGGTGCTAGGCCACAAGACGATTGCCATGAGCGCCCGGTACACGCACCTGAGCAAAGCGCATGTATCGAGCGAAATGAACGCCGCCCTTTCTCGCACTCACAAAGCTTGA